The following proteins are encoded in a genomic region of Elusimicrobiota bacterium:
- a CDS encoding acyltransferase has protein sequence MNPRFTVPNEQMRTLKNCILHAAYLSVYGVFKYSSFPLINYVRFVILYLFSWGRIQSISISDGVMIWFPWKTRIKKNVSLNQGVIIDGFGGVEIEEGVRIAPYVCINTADHGFDNPNRFIMHQDYTIGRVTIEKDVWIGAGAIINKGVTIGANSIIGSGAVVTKDIPQKSIAAGIPARVIQIRT, from the coding sequence ATGAATCCACGGTTCACGGTTCCGAATGAACAAATGCGTACATTGAAAAATTGCATATTACATGCTGCCTATTTATCGGTGTACGGGGTATTCAAATATTCATCTTTCCCGTTAATCAATTACGTTCGTTTTGTGATTTTATATCTATTTTCCTGGGGGAGAATACAATCGATTTCAATTTCCGATGGTGTCATGATTTGGTTCCCCTGGAAGACCCGAATAAAGAAGAATGTGTCTCTTAATCAAGGCGTCATCATCGACGGATTTGGAGGAGTGGAAATTGAGGAAGGTGTCCGCATTGCTCCTTATGTGTGCATCAATACCGCGGACCATGGGTTTGATAACCCCAATCGATTCATCATGCATCAAGACTATACCATTGGTCGTGTCACCATTGAAAAGGATGTTTGGATAGGCGCCGGAGCCATAATTAATAAAGGGGTCACAATTGGGGCAAACAGCATCATCGGGAGTGGAGCGGTGGTGACGAAAGACATACCCCAAAAATCAATCGCAGCAGGGATCCCCGCACGGGTCATACAGATTCGTACTTAG
- a CDS encoding polysaccharide biosynthesis protein, with protein sequence MHFKKAIVFLHDLLVAGLAWLLAFHFRFNFSIPDSNKESLLWSLVIVVSVQGVVFWGFGLYRSLWRFASLPDLRRIVLAVLVSTLAFVMALFLYRRLEQVPRSVLLLDPILLITFMGGSRFLYRSWKDGHLIPIRKLSATPVLVLGAGQSASRLLRELFRGSEWEVVGLLDDDPQKKGRMLSGVTVLGAVSELAGCAKKYDVTQVILAMPSASPWRRRTVVEAANAAGLTVLTVPRLEDLLTGRLSVSQIRRVELEDLLGRGRVKLDEAGLHGLLTNRAVLVTGAGGSIGSELCRQIARFSPSKLMLLESNEFALYRIEQEFFEHFPSIPIIALSADVRDPRRLDELFQRFSPQVVFHAAAYKHVPLMENDNCWEAVRNNVLGTLNTAHAAIRQGVEKFVFISSDKAVNPTNVMGATKRLAEMVCQGLHSVGKTQFVVVRFGNVLGSTGSVIPKFKEQIARGGPLTVTHPDMTRYFMLIPEAAQLVLQAGLMGKGGELFVLDMGSPVKILDLAQDMIRLSGFKHDEIKIVFTGLRAGEKIKEELLADEEKTLPTHHSKVRIARAREVSPTFLNDLCNWIEQTPILSDEEVKRGLRDWIPEYSFERAPQPPRHR encoded by the coding sequence ATGCATTTTAAAAAAGCCATCGTATTCCTCCACGATTTATTGGTCGCGGGACTGGCGTGGCTATTGGCATTCCATTTCCGATTTAATTTTTCTATTCCTGACTCAAACAAAGAAAGTTTGCTCTGGTCTTTGGTGATTGTCGTGAGTGTTCAAGGCGTCGTTTTTTGGGGATTTGGGCTCTACCGGAGTCTTTGGCGTTTCGCGAGCCTTCCAGACCTGAGACGTATCGTGCTGGCCGTTCTGGTTTCCACCTTAGCCTTTGTGATGGCCCTTTTCCTTTATCGTCGGTTGGAACAAGTGCCGAGATCGGTGCTCCTTTTGGACCCCATATTATTGATCACGTTTATGGGGGGAAGTCGTTTTCTTTATCGATCTTGGAAAGACGGGCATCTCATCCCCATCCGAAAACTTTCGGCCACGCCTGTGTTGGTCTTAGGAGCAGGGCAATCGGCGTCTCGACTTCTTCGAGAGCTCTTTCGTGGAAGCGAGTGGGAAGTGGTGGGGCTGCTGGACGATGATCCCCAGAAAAAAGGCCGGATGCTGTCCGGGGTCACCGTGCTTGGCGCTGTTTCGGAACTGGCGGGATGTGCTAAAAAATACGATGTGACCCAAGTGATTCTGGCTATGCCCTCCGCCTCTCCCTGGCGTCGCCGAACAGTTGTGGAAGCCGCCAATGCGGCGGGGTTAACTGTTTTGACAGTGCCACGGTTGGAAGATCTGCTGACGGGGCGGCTCAGTGTTTCCCAAATTCGCCGAGTGGAGTTGGAGGATTTGTTAGGTCGTGGCCGGGTCAAGCTTGATGAAGCAGGTTTACACGGTTTGTTGACGAATCGGGCCGTTTTAGTAACGGGGGCGGGAGGATCCATTGGATCGGAACTTTGTCGTCAAATCGCCCGGTTCTCTCCTTCAAAGTTGATGCTATTGGAATCCAACGAATTCGCCCTTTATCGCATCGAACAAGAGTTTTTTGAGCACTTTCCATCCATTCCCATCATCGCGTTGTCCGCCGATGTTCGAGATCCTCGTCGTTTGGATGAGTTGTTTCAACGTTTCTCTCCCCAGGTTGTCTTTCATGCGGCGGCGTATAAACACGTCCCCCTCATGGAAAATGACAATTGTTGGGAAGCCGTCCGCAACAATGTATTGGGAACCCTCAATACCGCTCACGCTGCGATTCGTCAGGGGGTGGAAAAATTTGTCTTTATCTCTTCTGACAAGGCTGTGAACCCCACCAACGTGATGGGGGCGACAAAACGATTGGCCGAAATGGTTTGTCAAGGGCTTCATTCCGTTGGCAAGACACAGTTCGTTGTTGTTCGGTTCGGGAATGTGCTTGGGAGTACCGGAAGCGTTATTCCCAAATTCAAAGAACAGATTGCGCGTGGGGGGCCTTTGACCGTCACTCATCCTGATATGACACGGTATTTCATGTTGATCCCGGAAGCAGCCCAGTTGGTGCTTCAGGCCGGGCTCATGGGAAAGGGGGGCGAGCTCTTTGTCCTCGATATGGGATCTCCTGTCAAAATTCTTGACCTCGCTCAGGACATGATTCGCCTCTCTGGATTTAAACATGACGAAATAAAAATCGTTTTTACCGGTCTTCGGGCGGGCGAAAAAATAAAGGAAGAGCTACTGGCGGACGAAGAGAAAACTCTCCCCACTCACCACTCTAAAGTGCGTATTGCTCGGGCAAGGGAAGTCTCCCCCACCTTTCTTAATGATTTGTGCAACTGGATTGAACAAACTCCGATCCTTTCGGATGAAGAGGTTAAGCGAGGGCTTCGAGACTGGATCCCTGAGTATTCCTTTGAGCGTGCCCCTCAACCCCCTCGGCACCGGTGA
- a CDS encoding polysaccharide biosynthesis C-terminal domain-containing protein, whose protein sequence is MKIHGVMSQKFASDVLWNISSFCFLAVGGLLTNYSITNLSGDASLGIFNQAFALFIVFSQIGVGGFQFSVLHHISHSIHNEEKCIAIFTSAFVLVGGLASSLVLIIFLSRDHLSIFIKSPNVLSAFLLTLPGLIFYSLNKVIMLSLNALRHMRAYAIFQGLRALFILSSTLFLCLNKFDPVSYSLSLSLSEFLLFILLVGYSQKNAIAFSFNRLFLPSLKKHLSFGLRGVFSGILIEFNTRVDILLLGFITQNNALIGVYSFPALLAEGLGQIPIVIRQNIDPILGQAFSKQKEAESFKSVQQGVYTFFLPLFVTGCIAILIAYPFFFNLFMNNKGNTYASSMTFCILVIGVIMGAAFRPFMGIFLQGGRPGLYTSLILTVFISNIVLNILLIPYFSIYGSALATTLACLIEGALLVFLSQRIFNIRIIPSFQ, encoded by the coding sequence GTGAAGATTCACGGCGTAATGAGTCAAAAGTTCGCCTCGGATGTCCTTTGGAATATAAGCAGTTTTTGTTTCCTCGCTGTGGGTGGCTTATTAACGAACTATTCCATTACAAACCTTTCTGGCGATGCCTCCCTAGGCATATTTAATCAGGCCTTTGCCCTGTTTATTGTTTTTTCGCAAATCGGGGTCGGAGGATTCCAATTTTCAGTCTTACATCACATATCTCATTCCATTCATAATGAGGAGAAATGTATTGCCATTTTCACATCCGCTTTTGTCCTTGTGGGAGGCTTGGCTAGTTCCCTTGTTTTAATCATTTTTCTATCAAGAGACCACTTATCAATTTTTATTAAAAGCCCTAACGTCCTATCGGCGTTTTTACTGACTTTACCGGGTCTTATTTTTTATTCGTTAAACAAAGTGATCATGCTCTCTCTCAACGCGCTCCGCCATATGCGTGCCTACGCTATTTTTCAAGGATTGCGTGCTTTGTTTATTCTCTCATCAACGCTTTTTCTTTGTCTAAATAAATTTGACCCCGTTTCTTATAGCTTGTCCCTTTCCCTTTCCGAATTCCTGTTATTCATTTTGCTCGTCGGTTATAGCCAAAAGAACGCGATCGCATTTAGTTTTAATAGGTTATTTTTACCCTCTTTAAAAAAACACCTGTCTTTTGGCCTTCGAGGAGTCTTCAGTGGAATTCTTATTGAGTTTAATACCCGAGTTGATATTCTGCTTTTGGGTTTTATTACTCAAAACAACGCGCTCATTGGTGTCTATAGCTTTCCCGCTCTTTTAGCTGAAGGACTTGGACAAATACCTATCGTCATTCGCCAAAATATAGACCCAATTCTAGGGCAAGCGTTTTCAAAACAAAAAGAGGCCGAATCATTCAAATCGGTCCAACAGGGAGTTTACACGTTTTTTCTCCCCCTCTTCGTTACGGGTTGTATCGCTATCCTCATTGCCTACCCTTTCTTTTTTAATCTATTCATGAACAATAAGGGAAACACCTATGCCAGCAGCATGACTTTTTGTATTTTGGTGATAGGGGTAATTATGGGAGCAGCGTTTCGCCCCTTCATGGGAATTTTTCTCCAAGGGGGAAGGCCAGGCCTTTATACATCTTTGATTCTCACCGTATTCATTTCGAATATTGTTCTCAATATATTACTCATCCCCTACTTTTCAATTTACGGATCAGCCCTTGCAACAACACTCGCCTGCCTCATTGAAGGCGCACTCCTTGTTTTCCTCAGCCAAAGGATATTTAACATCCGGATCATTCCTTCTTTTCAATAA
- a CDS encoding SDR family NAD(P)-dependent oxidoreductase, with protein sequence MNNFPYKKALVTGGAGFIGSHVVEALVKMGVETISIDNYFAGKPINLAHLKGYDNFHEVNCDITNDHDLEKHFPGVDVVFHQAASKKTICMKDPRKDLEINGTGTFNLLELAVKYKIKKFVHASTGSVYGEPIVFPQDENHPLAPVSYYGVSKLAGERYVKVFDHLYGLNTTILRYFHIYGPRQESSDVGGVVSIYVRSLLTGQPITIFGDGTQMRSFTYIDDVVQANLRSATAEKSRGQVYNCTSGIQVTIGQLASMVATCLEIPSPDVRYGDWTPGDIKFFNVDNSKIKNDLGLSFLTDFKQGLQRTVDWGKDFFLDKIGHAQKS encoded by the coding sequence ATGAATAATTTTCCCTATAAAAAAGCCTTGGTGACTGGCGGCGCAGGATTTATCGGGAGTCACGTGGTTGAAGCTTTGGTAAAGATGGGCGTTGAAACCATTAGTATTGATAATTACTTTGCTGGCAAACCGATTAATCTCGCCCATCTGAAGGGGTACGATAATTTTCATGAAGTCAATTGCGATATAACAAACGATCATGACCTTGAAAAACATTTCCCAGGCGTGGATGTTGTTTTTCATCAGGCGGCTTCAAAAAAAACAATCTGCATGAAAGATCCGAGGAAAGACCTCGAGATCAATGGCACCGGAACGTTTAATCTCCTCGAACTTGCGGTTAAATACAAAATTAAAAAATTCGTTCATGCGTCCACCGGTTCTGTTTATGGGGAACCTATTGTTTTCCCTCAAGACGAAAACCACCCTCTTGCCCCAGTTTCGTATTACGGCGTCAGCAAGCTGGCTGGGGAGCGGTATGTGAAAGTGTTTGATCATCTGTACGGTCTCAATACAACGATTCTTCGCTATTTTCACATTTATGGCCCTCGCCAAGAATCAAGTGATGTCGGTGGGGTCGTTTCTATTTACGTCCGGAGTTTACTAACAGGGCAACCGATCACGATCTTTGGAGATGGAACGCAGATGCGATCTTTTACGTATATTGATGACGTGGTTCAAGCCAATCTTCGATCAGCGACAGCTGAAAAATCCAGGGGTCAAGTTTACAATTGCACTTCCGGAATTCAGGTGACCATTGGCCAATTGGCATCAATGGTGGCCACCTGCTTAGAAATTCCATCCCCTGATGTTCGATATGGAGATTGGACACCCGGTGACATCAAATTTTTTAATGTCGATAATTCAAAAATAAAAAACGATCTGGGGCTTTCCTTTTTAACGGATTTCAAACAGGGGTTGCAAAGGACCGTTGACTGGGGAAAGGATTTCTTTCTTGACAAAATAGGGCATGCACAAAAATCTTAA
- a CDS encoding glycosyltransferase family 2 protein: protein MHKNLKISVVIPAYNENDLITETLEGVPEFVDSIFVINDGSTDDTASRIKQRQRVDSRIILIHHEANKGLGQSLIDGYLASAKSDGDVTAIMAGDNQMHPSDLPKMIDALLATQADYIKGNRLLHRNIDSMPTYRFFGNAILTILTKFATGYYSIMDPQCGYTLIRNSALRNIPIERMTRGYGYNADILCMLNIEGFRATDIEVQPVYGREKSKIKLWKYIPKTSLLLIHLFFRRLWGKYVVRDFHPLVLFYAFAFINIVFIIIPMTVRFFYYFYLYGEAPKTTLLILTSSLMTTIQTILFALWMDMHHGQKP, encoded by the coding sequence ATGCACAAAAATCTTAAAATTTCCGTTGTTATTCCGGCCTACAACGAGAACGATCTTATAACAGAAACTCTTGAAGGTGTTCCCGAATTCGTCGATTCAATTTTTGTTATTAATGACGGAAGCACCGATGACACCGCCTCCCGCATCAAGCAACGCCAGCGTGTCGACAGCCGAATCATTCTCATTCATCATGAGGCCAATAAAGGCCTGGGGCAAAGCTTGATTGACGGCTACTTAGCCAGCGCAAAATCCGACGGCGACGTCACCGCCATCATGGCGGGAGATAACCAAATGCATCCGAGTGACCTGCCAAAGATGATTGATGCTCTTTTGGCCACCCAAGCGGATTACATCAAAGGGAATCGCCTCCTGCACCGCAACATTGATTCCATGCCCACGTATCGTTTCTTCGGGAATGCAATTCTCACCATTCTAACGAAATTCGCGACCGGGTATTATTCGATCATGGACCCCCAATGCGGTTACACGCTCATTCGCAATTCAGCCCTACGCAATATTCCCATTGAACGAATGACCCGCGGATATGGATATAACGCGGACATTTTATGTATGCTCAACATTGAGGGCTTTCGTGCGACAGACATTGAAGTGCAACCGGTTTATGGTCGAGAAAAAAGCAAAATAAAGTTATGGAAATACATTCCCAAAACATCGCTCTTACTGATACACCTTTTTTTTAGACGCCTCTGGGGAAAATATGTTGTTCGAGATTTTCACCCCCTTGTTTTATTCTACGCATTCGCGTTTATTAACATCGTGTTCATTATCATACCAATGACCGTGCGTTTTTTTTACTATTTTTACCTTTACGGCGAAGCCCCAAAAACCACACTCCTGATTTTGACCTCCTCTTTGATGACCACCATCCAAACGATCCTTTTTGCCCTCTGGATGGACATGCACCACGGGCAAAAACCATAA